In Pyrus communis chromosome 1, drPyrComm1.1, whole genome shotgun sequence, the following are encoded in one genomic region:
- the LOC137748601 gene encoding vacuolar protein sorting-associated protein 9A-like → MENTDVFLGLQDFLERMRQPSAADLVKSIKSFIVSFSNNAPDPERDSAAVQDFFARMEIDFRAHPLWAGCSEEELDGAGEGLEKYVMTKLFPRVFASLPDDVKLDEQLYEKMALVQQFIRPENLDIKPTFQNETSWLLAQKELQKINMYKAPRDKLVCILNCCKVINNLLMKASVASNENPPGADEFLPVLIYVTLKANPPQLHLNLLYIQRYRRQSRLVGEASYFFTNMLSVESFISNIDANAISMDESEYDKNMETARALLSGLSADLDGQYSQKGQFAGYGHRSESLETRHQHPNANMDPVAQSRSSETNSRGKKIPNEKDNSPFSKIPSLSDLENKGATILVTNDQANQVFWEYPYLFANAGDLTINDVEDLLNNYKQLAFKYVCLSKGLGVTAPSLPSYNSHTEFHQHTETAKQQELSRAIEPNDETSNDTDTMDDALKKEPLTDDQNLESSLSQDQEVSPQSGTHEEYSQ, encoded by the exons ATGGAGAACACCGACGTGTTCTTAGGACTGCAGGACTTTCTGGAACGCATGCGTCAACCGTCGGCCGCCGATTTAGTCAAGTCTATAAAAAG CTTCATAGTGTCGTTTTCGAACAATGCTCCTGATCCGGAGAGGGACAGCGCCGCAGTGCAGGACTTCTTTGCCCGGATGGAAATTGATTTCAGGGCTCATCCACTTTGGGCTGGCTGTTCAGAGGAGGAGCTCGACGGCGCCGGCGAA GGGCTGGAGAAGTATGTTATGACGAAGTTATTTCCTCGCGTATTTGCTTCACTTCCAGATGATGTGAAACTCGATGAGCAACTGTATGAGAAGATGGCTTTAGTACAACAGTTTATTCGGCCGGAAAATTTGGACATTAAGCCCACCTTTCAAAATGAGACTTCATGGCTG CTTGCACAAAAAGAACTGCAAAAGATCAATATGTACAAGGCACCGAGGGATAAGCTTGTGTGCATCCTTAATTGTTGCAAGGTTATTAATAACTTGCTCATGAAAGCTTCTGTTGCTTCCAATGAGAATCCCCCTGGAGCTGATGAATTTCTTCCTGTCCTAATTTATGTTACGTTAAAG GCAAACCCTCCACAACTGCACTTAAATTTATTGTATATACAAAGGTACAGGCGACAATCTCGATTAGTTGGTGAAGCATCCTATTTTTTCACAAACATGCTCTCCGTTgaatccttcatctcaaatatTGATGCAAACGCCATTTCAATGGATGAATCTGAGTATGACAAGAACATGGAAACTGCTCGAGCACTTCTTTCTGGACTTTCAGCTGATCTGGACGGTCAGTATTCTCAAAAAGGTCAATTTGCAGGATATGGACATAGATCAGAATCATTGGAAACCAGACATCAACATCCGAATGCCAACATGGACCCAGTGGCACAATCCAGATCTTCTGAAACAAACTCCCGAGGGAAGAAGATACCCAATGAAAAAGATAACTCACCCTTTTCAAAAATTCCATCCCTTTCGGATTTGGAGAATAAGGGTGCAACGATCCTCGTAACCAATGATCAGGCGAACCAGGTTTTCTGGGAGTATCCATACTTGTTTGCGAATGCTGGTGACCTAACCATCAATGATGTAGAAGACCTTCTTAATAATTACAAGCAACTTGCATTCAAATATGTTTGTCTTTCTAAAGGGTTAGGCGTTACTGCTCCATCTCTTCCTTCTTACAATTCGCATACAGAGTTCCACCAGCATACTGAAACAGCAAAGCAACAGGAACTCTCTAGAGCTATAGAGCCGAATGATGAGACATCAAATGACACTGATACGATGGATGATGCTTTAAAGAAAGAGCCCCTTACTGATGATCAAAATTTGGAATCCTCATTGTCACAGGATCAAGAAGTTTCACCACAGAGTGGTACACATGAGGAGTACTCTCAATAG